One region of Microbacterium sp. M28 genomic DNA includes:
- a CDS encoding MarR family winged helix-turn-helix transcriptional regulator — translation MTDRNLAIAAWESLFRAQHELFSQMSADFDGSDLAQGEYDVLLTVTRAPDMTAKLRDVTQNMLISQPSVSRLIDRMVSRHLVTKHPDPEDGRGALIRATDAGARAFRRIAMIHGRSIAERMSGLDDDELRTLLALTERLRKR, via the coding sequence GTGACCGACCGGAACCTCGCCATCGCCGCATGGGAGAGCCTCTTCCGCGCCCAGCACGAGCTGTTCTCGCAGATGTCCGCCGACTTCGACGGCTCCGACCTCGCACAGGGCGAGTACGACGTCCTCCTCACGGTCACCCGCGCGCCCGACATGACCGCGAAGCTCCGAGACGTCACGCAGAACATGCTCATCAGCCAGCCCAGCGTGTCCCGCCTGATCGACCGTATGGTGAGCCGCCATCTGGTCACCAAGCACCCCGACCCCGAGGACGGCCGGGGTGCGCTGATCCGCGCGACGGATGCCGGGGCGCGCGCGTTCCGTCGCATCGCCATGATCCACGGGCGCTCGATCGCCGAGCGCATGTCAGGCCTCGATGACGACGAGCTGCGTACACTCCTCGCGCTGACCGAGCGACTCCGCAAGCGCTAG
- a CDS encoding SPFH domain-containing protein, with product MELAGIVGILVLVGIGVVILIVFALIALLFARSWIKVARADEALVISGRKQKVQRAIIAADGTSSSEMSESPVTVIVNGKSLVNPITQRHEIISLRSRQVSLNAEAQSLDSVTLNVDGVAIVKIGSDPLYVRRAAERFASQDAAIEQFTTEQLEGALRGIVATLSVVELMRERKKFSDQIAADVSQELAEQGLILDSFQIKGITDAVGYIQSLGAPEIQAKRQAAEISQTNADRAINQKNIANKEANLIEQTALDTNTANADAGIGRARAEAEQAEYLARAQAEQAVLQQQAENKQAQLDADVKRVADAQRYEAETRAQAELYTRERAAEAAAIEQVKQAEARTRIAEQQAKADEARAQGEATAAQAKAEGEAVALRALAEAEAEARRLRANAEADAIRAEGEARAAAVEAEAKAIASNQDAFLSQRVIDVLPTIMGEFAKGYAAIGNISIIGSSGEDGASGVIGGDSAKALKSVFDSVSSATGLDLAAIIQGQAVGRGIGEGVAQAQQTQPQAPATAATKKRAKTAVESPVASPATAE from the coding sequence ATGGAGCTCGCCGGAATCGTCGGCATCCTCGTTCTCGTCGGCATCGGGGTCGTCATCCTGATCGTCTTCGCCCTGATCGCGCTGCTGTTCGCACGCAGCTGGATCAAGGTCGCACGCGCCGACGAGGCGCTGGTCATCTCAGGACGCAAGCAGAAGGTGCAGCGAGCGATCATCGCCGCCGACGGCACCAGCAGCTCCGAGATGTCGGAATCGCCCGTCACCGTTATCGTGAACGGCAAGTCCCTCGTCAACCCGATCACGCAGCGGCACGAGATCATCTCGCTGCGCTCGCGCCAGGTCTCGCTCAACGCCGAAGCGCAGTCGCTCGACAGCGTCACGCTCAACGTCGACGGCGTCGCGATCGTCAAGATCGGCTCCGATCCGCTCTACGTCCGCCGCGCCGCCGAGCGCTTCGCATCGCAGGACGCCGCCATCGAGCAGTTCACCACCGAGCAGCTCGAGGGCGCCCTCCGCGGCATCGTCGCCACCCTCTCGGTCGTCGAGCTCATGCGCGAGCGCAAGAAGTTCTCCGACCAGATCGCCGCCGACGTCTCGCAGGAACTCGCCGAGCAGGGCCTGATCCTGGACTCGTTCCAGATCAAGGGCATCACGGATGCCGTCGGCTACATCCAATCGCTCGGCGCCCCCGAGATCCAGGCCAAGCGCCAGGCCGCCGAGATCTCGCAGACGAACGCCGACCGCGCGATCAACCAGAAGAACATCGCCAACAAGGAAGCCAACCTGATCGAGCAGACCGCGCTCGACACGAACACGGCCAACGCGGATGCCGGCATCGGCCGCGCCCGCGCCGAAGCGGAGCAGGCCGAGTACCTGGCCAGGGCGCAGGCCGAGCAGGCCGTCCTGCAGCAGCAGGCCGAGAACAAGCAGGCGCAGCTCGACGCCGACGTCAAGCGCGTCGCCGACGCGCAGCGCTACGAGGCCGAGACCCGCGCGCAGGCCGAGCTCTACACGCGTGAGCGCGCCGCCGAAGCCGCCGCGATCGAGCAGGTCAAGCAGGCCGAGGCGCGCACCCGCATCGCCGAGCAGCAGGCGAAGGCCGACGAAGCCCGCGCCCAGGGTGAGGCGACGGCAGCACAGGCCAAAGCCGAAGGTGAGGCCGTCGCGCTGCGCGCCCTGGCCGAAGCCGAAGCAGAGGCACGCCGCCTGCGCGCCAACGCCGAAGCCGACGCCATCCGCGCCGAGGGTGAAGCCCGCGCGGCCGCCGTCGAGGCCGAGGCGAAGGCCATCGCCTCGAACCAGGACGCCTTCCTCTCGCAGCGCGTGATCGACGTGCTGCCGACCATCATGGGCGAGTTCGCGAAGGGCTACGCGGCGATCGGCAACATCTCGATCATCGGCAGCTCCGGCGAGGACGGCGCATCCGGTGTCATCGGCGGAGACAGCGCGAAGGCGCTGAAGTCGGTGTTCGACAGCGTCAGCTCCGCCACCGGCCTCGACCTCGCCGCGATCATCCAGGGCCAGGCCGTCGGACGCGGCATCGGCGAAGGCGTCGCACAGGCGCAACAGACACAGCCCCAGGCACCGGCTACCGCCGCGACGAAGAAGCGCGCGAAGACCGCCGTCGAATCCCCCGTCGCTTCCCCCGCGACAGCGGAGTGA
- a CDS encoding ABC transporter ATP-binding protein, translating to MVNNAVEVVGLHVRRGRTPVFDGLDVAIPRGQITGLLGPSGCGKTTLMRSIVGVQRIASGTVTVLGEPAGARRLRTRVAYDTQGAAVYADLTVRQNLRYVARLLGAARSDVDRVIREVGLGDQAWQTVDSLSGGQETRVSLAMALLGSPELIVLDEPTVGLDPVLRAELWAMFRALSDRGVTLLVSSHVMDEALRCDRLLLMRAGRIIADTTPAALLADTQADDPDAAFLALIERDQRLHARRERRTEGES from the coding sequence ATGGTGAATAACGCGGTCGAGGTCGTCGGACTCCACGTCCGGCGCGGGCGCACCCCGGTCTTCGACGGTCTGGATGTCGCGATTCCGCGCGGGCAGATCACGGGGCTTCTCGGACCATCGGGCTGCGGCAAGACGACGCTCATGCGGTCGATCGTCGGAGTGCAGCGCATCGCGTCCGGTACGGTGACGGTGCTCGGCGAGCCGGCCGGCGCGCGTCGGTTGCGCACCAGGGTCGCCTACGACACGCAGGGTGCCGCGGTCTACGCCGACCTGACCGTGCGGCAGAACCTGCGGTATGTGGCGCGCCTGCTCGGGGCCGCGCGCAGCGACGTCGACCGCGTCATCCGCGAGGTCGGGCTCGGCGATCAGGCGTGGCAGACGGTCGATTCGCTCAGCGGCGGTCAGGAGACGAGGGTGTCGCTGGCGATGGCCCTGCTCGGCTCTCCGGAGCTCATCGTGCTCGACGAGCCGACGGTCGGACTCGACCCCGTCCTGCGGGCCGAACTGTGGGCCATGTTCCGAGCGCTGTCGGATCGGGGTGTGACGCTGCTGGTGTCCAGCCACGTCATGGACGAAGCGCTGCGCTGCGACCGCCTGCTGCTCATGCGCGCCGGGCGCATCATCGCCGATACGACGCCCGCGGCGCTGCTGGCCGATACGCAGGCGGATGACCCGGACGCCGCGTTCCTGGCGCTGATCGAGCGCGACCAGCGGTTGCATGCGCGCCGCGAGCGGCGGACGGAGGGCGAATCGTGA
- a CDS encoding TetR family transcriptional regulator yields MTEHPAPRRRGRPRGRSDARARIIAAAVDEFAERGYDGATIRSIAGRAGVDSALVHHYFGTKADLFAEAVGMPLRPDMDVPAILAGPREEVGERLVRYILEAFEDPDVRRRGVMLMRTAVASKLTTPLLAGFLSRELIGRIARTLDVPDAELRAGLVASQIAGLLLTRFVLKLPPMAGASIDDLVDRVGPTVQRYLFD; encoded by the coding sequence ATGACCGAGCACCCCGCACCGCGGCGCCGCGGACGGCCGCGAGGGCGGTCGGACGCACGCGCACGCATCATCGCGGCGGCGGTCGACGAGTTCGCCGAGCGCGGGTACGACGGCGCGACGATCCGGTCGATCGCGGGACGCGCGGGTGTCGACTCGGCGCTCGTGCACCACTACTTCGGCACGAAGGCCGATCTCTTCGCCGAGGCCGTGGGGATGCCCCTGCGCCCTGATATGGACGTGCCGGCGATTCTCGCCGGCCCGCGCGAGGAGGTCGGGGAGCGGCTCGTTCGCTACATCCTCGAGGCGTTCGAGGACCCGGATGTACGACGTCGCGGGGTGATGCTCATGCGCACGGCCGTGGCCAGCAAGCTCACGACGCCGTTGCTGGCCGGGTTCCTCTCCCGCGAGCTGATCGGGCGGATCGCGCGGACTCTCGACGTGCCGGATGCCGAGCTGCGCGCCGGTCTCGTCGCGTCGCAGATCGCCGGGCTGCTGCTGACCCGCTTCGTGCTGAAGCTGCCGCCGATGGCCGGGGCGTCGATCGATGACCTCGTCGACAGGGTCGGACCCACGGTGCAGCGGTATCTCTTCGACTGA
- a CDS encoding methyltransferase domain-containing protein has translation MGATHDFDKEYWEDQWGPSAAGRDRRLPVNPYLMTEIAHLPVGTVLDAGCGTGTEALWLAEQGWAVTAADISATALAEAKSRAAVADAGEHVDWVETDLSRWEPEQTWDLVVTNYAHAEIGQLPLYQRISSWVAPGGTLLIVAHLHGQHRDVHHGHDHPEAATATLDGITNLFGSPRWRIDSAYEHTRTVHPGGSAMQLRDVIVRVHRLT, from the coding sequence ATGGGCGCGACACACGACTTCGACAAGGAATACTGGGAGGATCAGTGGGGCCCGTCCGCGGCGGGCCGCGACCGCCGACTCCCCGTCAACCCTTACCTGATGACCGAGATCGCGCACCTGCCGGTCGGCACGGTTCTGGATGCGGGCTGTGGAACCGGAACCGAAGCGCTCTGGCTGGCCGAGCAGGGCTGGGCCGTCACGGCTGCCGACATCTCCGCGACCGCGCTGGCGGAGGCCAAGTCTCGCGCCGCTGTCGCCGATGCCGGCGAGCACGTCGACTGGGTGGAAACCGACCTGTCGCGCTGGGAGCCGGAACAGACCTGGGACCTCGTGGTCACCAACTACGCCCACGCGGAGATCGGGCAGCTTCCGTTGTACCAGCGCATCTCCTCCTGGGTCGCCCCCGGTGGAACGCTCCTCATCGTGGCGCACCTCCACGGCCAGCACCGCGACGTCCACCACGGCCATGACCATCCCGAGGCAGCGACAGCGACGCTGGATGGGATCACGAACCTGTTCGGTTCTCCGCGATGGCGGATCGACTCGGCCTACGAGCACACCCGCACCGTCCATCCCGGCGGTTCCGCGATGCAATTGCGTGACGTGATCGTCCGCGTCCACCGACTTACCTGA
- a CDS encoding ABC transporter permease, with translation MNGGRMAATAGRVLAQLRHDPRSIALMLIAPSLLVGLFAWLFSDQEGVFDQFGGAILALFPFIVMFLIASITTLRERRSGTLERLMTTPLGKADFILGYALAFGLMALVQAVVTVSFAVWVCGLGVDGPLWQLGLVAVVDALLGTALGLLASAFAQTEFQAVQFMPLLVFPQIILGGLFMPRDQMPDVLYAISDWLPLSYAIDTINAVAAGDEGWDLFGPLLVVVAFAIGALVLASLTLRRRTP, from the coding sequence GTGAACGGCGGGCGGATGGCCGCGACGGCCGGGCGGGTGCTGGCGCAGCTGCGGCACGATCCGCGGTCGATCGCCCTGATGCTGATCGCGCCGAGCCTGCTGGTCGGCCTGTTCGCGTGGCTGTTCAGCGATCAGGAGGGCGTGTTCGATCAGTTCGGGGGAGCGATCCTCGCGCTGTTCCCGTTCATCGTGATGTTCCTGATCGCGTCGATCACCACGCTGCGGGAGCGTCGGTCGGGGACTCTGGAGCGGCTGATGACGACGCCGCTCGGCAAGGCGGACTTCATCCTGGGCTACGCGCTCGCATTCGGGCTGATGGCGCTCGTGCAGGCGGTCGTCACGGTGTCGTTCGCGGTGTGGGTGTGCGGGCTGGGGGTGGACGGTCCGCTCTGGCAGCTGGGGCTGGTCGCCGTCGTGGATGCCCTGCTCGGCACGGCGTTGGGGCTGCTGGCCAGCGCGTTCGCGCAGACCGAGTTCCAGGCGGTGCAGTTCATGCCGTTGCTGGTGTTCCCGCAGATCATCCTCGGCGGGCTGTTCATGCCCCGCGACCAGATGCCGGACGTGCTGTATGCGATCTCGGACTGGTTGCCGCTGAGCTACGCGATCGACACGATCAACGCCGTCGCGGCCGGTGACGAGGGCTGGGACCTGTTCGGTCCGCTTCTGGTCGTCGTCGCCTTCGCGATCGGGGCGCTGGTGTTGGCGTCGCTCACGCTTCGGCGCCGAACTCCGTGA
- a CDS encoding MFS transporter translates to MTSTIRAGAEDAAPVIEDARRRRAILWAVCIALMAVVASVSGLNVAQPQLATTFDASQGQVLWIINTYTLTLAALLLPLGALGDRLGRKPVLIVGLAVFGIANTAAAVAPVMEVMIAARMLSGIGAALIMPVTLSVITSSFPDEDRSRAIGMWSAVAGGGGILGMYLSAVLVDIATWRWLFALPIALTVAALLIGARAVPNSREKASGRFDALGALTSIVATVGFTFALHEAPSHGWADPIVSIALIAAALATAGFILWELRTPSPLLDIRHFRTRGLSSGTTVLLVWFGVLGGVSLVLYPFFQVALGWSGLLSTLGMMPMALLMMLASGLAPRLAARIGARACMVVGLAISTAGLALMAWLVSADGGYLSVLPGLIAMGLGAGLAMTPSTEAITSSLPREQQGVASALNDLSRELGAALGIALLGGVLVAGYQSAIVGRLSGVPEEFAATAREGLANAAAISRNAGAHAEQIITAANEAFIAGWQQAMWVGVAVMTVLVIFVLFRGPGSSTPSESTIAESR, encoded by the coding sequence ATGACTTCCACCATTCGCGCCGGTGCCGAGGATGCCGCGCCTGTCATCGAAGATGCACGACGCAGACGCGCCATCCTGTGGGCCGTCTGCATCGCATTGATGGCCGTCGTCGCCTCCGTCAGCGGTCTCAACGTCGCTCAGCCGCAGCTCGCGACGACCTTCGACGCCTCCCAGGGGCAGGTGCTGTGGATCATCAACACCTACACCCTCACCCTCGCCGCCCTCCTCCTCCCATTGGGAGCGCTGGGCGACCGGCTCGGTCGCAAGCCGGTGCTCATCGTGGGGCTGGCGGTGTTCGGGATCGCGAACACCGCCGCCGCCGTGGCCCCGGTCATGGAGGTCATGATCGCTGCACGCATGCTCAGCGGCATCGGTGCGGCCCTGATCATGCCCGTCACCCTGTCGGTGATCACCTCCTCGTTCCCGGACGAGGACCGATCCCGAGCCATCGGGATGTGGAGCGCAGTCGCCGGAGGCGGCGGCATCCTGGGGATGTACCTCTCGGCCGTGCTGGTCGACATCGCAACCTGGCGGTGGCTGTTCGCACTCCCCATCGCACTCACCGTCGCGGCACTGCTGATCGGCGCCCGCGCTGTTCCGAACTCGCGCGAGAAAGCCTCCGGCCGGTTCGACGCCCTGGGTGCGTTGACCTCGATCGTCGCGACCGTCGGGTTCACCTTCGCCCTGCACGAAGCACCGTCTCACGGCTGGGCCGACCCGATCGTCTCGATCGCGCTCATCGCGGCGGCGCTCGCTACCGCCGGGTTCATTCTGTGGGAGCTGCGCACCCCTTCGCCTCTCCTGGACATCCGACACTTCCGAACCAGAGGCCTCTCTTCCGGCACCACGGTCCTGCTCGTGTGGTTCGGAGTCCTGGGCGGAGTATCCCTGGTGCTGTACCCGTTCTTCCAGGTCGCTCTCGGATGGAGCGGACTGCTCTCCACACTCGGCATGATGCCCATGGCGCTGCTGATGATGCTCGCCTCCGGACTCGCCCCTCGCCTGGCGGCCCGCATCGGAGCCCGGGCCTGCATGGTCGTCGGACTCGCCATCTCCACCGCGGGGCTCGCACTCATGGCCTGGCTCGTGTCCGCCGACGGCGGATACCTCAGCGTGCTCCCCGGACTCATCGCGATGGGACTCGGCGCTGGCCTGGCGATGACGCCCTCCACCGAAGCCATCACGTCATCGCTTCCTCGCGAGCAGCAGGGTGTCGCCTCGGCTCTGAATGACCTCTCTCGCGAACTCGGAGCAGCCCTGGGCATCGCGCTCCTGGGCGGTGTGCTGGTAGCCGGGTACCAGAGCGCGATCGTCGGACGTCTCTCGGGTGTACCCGAAGAGTTCGCGGCGACAGCACGCGAGGGCCTCGCCAACGCCGCCGCGATCAGCCGGAACGCGGGAGCGCATGCGGAGCAGATCATCACCGCCGCGAACGAGGCGTTCATCGCCGGCTGGCAGCAGGCGATGTGGGTCGGCGTCGCCGTGATGACGGTTCTGGTGATCTTCGTCCTCTTCCGCGGCCCCGGCTCATCCACGCCCTCGGAGTCGACCATCGCGGAATCGAGATAG
- a CDS encoding HNH endonuclease, giving the protein MSTTTHLDALHEAVTRLDAVWAEAADATELDRAGLVAANAALGALHRLVDALEAEVAAGIARESRADLGAASLAKEQGFRTAAQFVATVTGRSSGEASRLVKVGEAPAPRTDLLGARLPAKYAAVQGALAAGAIGAPAAGLIIGLLDRVRLKIDTDRLVEVEALLAEKAAGLSLDEVRKLLTHAEAHLDPDGVLPREEAARAQNRMVIYERDGRLHLDADIDVATAAPIKTALEGYVTAVFHARAKALDPDAPDADRRTVAQIQADGLADLCAHALGCDNDAPLLAGATVIVRVGLHDLTTGTGYATIDGIDQPVSIGAARRMAAGGGIIPAVLGTDSEILDWGREKRLFTRAQRLALAERDGGCAGCTLPPSMTRAHHIDWWQRDNGPTDLNNGILLCESCHHRIHDNDWDIRIDGTGLAAHVWFIPPPHIDPTRTPRLGGTARYNLAA; this is encoded by the coding sequence ATGTCGACGACGACGCATCTGGATGCTCTGCACGAGGCGGTCACCCGCCTCGATGCGGTGTGGGCGGAGGCCGCGGATGCGACGGAGTTGGATCGGGCGGGGTTGGTCGCGGCGAATGCGGCGTTGGGCGCCCTGCATCGGCTGGTGGATGCGCTCGAGGCCGAAGTCGCCGCCGGAATCGCTCGGGAGTCGCGTGCCGATCTCGGGGCCGCTTCGCTCGCGAAGGAGCAGGGGTTCCGCACGGCGGCCCAGTTCGTCGCGACGGTGACCGGAAGGTCTTCCGGCGAGGCGTCGCGGCTGGTGAAGGTCGGTGAAGCGCCCGCCCCCCGCACGGACCTGCTCGGGGCACGGTTGCCGGCGAAGTACGCGGCCGTGCAGGGGGCTCTGGCGGCCGGTGCGATCGGTGCCCCGGCAGCGGGGTTGATCATCGGGTTGTTGGACCGGGTGCGGCTGAAGATCGACACCGACCGACTCGTCGAGGTGGAGGCCCTGCTGGCCGAGAAAGCGGCCGGGCTGTCGTTGGACGAAGTCCGAAAGCTCCTCACCCACGCGGAAGCACACCTCGACCCCGACGGGGTCCTGCCCCGCGAAGAAGCCGCACGCGCGCAGAACCGCATGGTCATCTACGAACGCGACGGGCGCCTGCACCTCGACGCCGACATCGACGTCGCCACCGCCGCCCCCATCAAGACCGCACTCGAGGGATACGTCACCGCCGTGTTCCACGCACGCGCCAAGGCACTGGACCCCGACGCCCCCGACGCCGACCGGCGCACCGTCGCGCAGATCCAGGCCGACGGGCTCGCCGATCTCTGCGCCCACGCCCTCGGCTGCGACAACGACGCGCCCCTGCTGGCCGGGGCGACCGTGATCGTCCGGGTCGGACTGCACGACCTCACCACCGGCACCGGATACGCCACCATCGACGGCATCGACCAGCCCGTCAGCATCGGAGCGGCCCGCCGCATGGCCGCGGGCGGCGGCATCATCCCCGCCGTTCTCGGCACCGACAGCGAGATCCTCGACTGGGGACGCGAGAAACGCCTCTTCACCCGAGCGCAAAGACTCGCCCTCGCCGAACGCGACGGCGGATGCGCAGGATGCACCCTGCCCCCATCCATGACCCGCGCCCACCACATCGACTGGTGGCAACGCGACAACGGACCCACCGACCTCAACAACGGCATCCTCCTCTGCGAGTCCTGCCACCACCGCATCCACGACAACGACTGGGACATCCGCATCGACGGCACCGGCCTGGCCGCCCACGTCTGGTTCATCCCACCCCCACACATCGACCCCACCCGCACCCCACGCCTCGGGGGCACCGCCCGCTACAACCTCGCCGCCTGA
- the hrpB gene encoding ATP-dependent helicase HrpB, whose product MTTAPFDLPRIGRGLAFAAASADLHAALDRHTAVVVSSPPGTGKTTLVPPILAGRVRGRVIVTQPRRVAARAAARRLAGLDGSALGSRVGFTVRGERQVEQSALIEFVTAGVLLRRLLDDPGVEGVGAVVIDEVHERALETDLLIGLLGEVRELRDDLVVVAMSATLDAERFAAVLGTDASPAPVVTETVPAHPLEVRWVPSPAPRLDERGVTRAFLDHVARTTVDAQRGMVRADPTADALVFAPGAREVSEIARRIRELTAEFDVRELHGRIPAAAQDAVISGRDSDESARIIVTTSLAESSLTVPGVRLVVDTCLSRASQRDAARRMSGLVTGPTSRASATQRAGRATREGPGVVVRCIDERTFAAAPARSVPEIATTDLTDAALLLACWGAPGGAGLRLVDPLPSESLSDAVGVLRGLGAVDADGRTTDEGRRLARIPTDPRLARALRHGTGIAGARAAAEVVALLSSDLRIADADAAAALSTLRSGRSADARRWQQEVRRLSAFVHGRADARADEDPTGLLIALAFPERIARRVDHSADGAVFLLTSGTRAGISGPLAGAEWLAVADVARAQGRAAAGTGAIIRSAAIISERQAEQAAGPLVSDRVEAQFSDGRVAARRERRIGAIVRSSVPVRVRADDGGSDAVRRAVQQQGLEVFAWSDAADGLRRRLALLHRELGSPWPDVADTALLDALDSWLGPELSALATGTPAARIDLATALRRLLPWPAASDLDALVPERLEVPSGSRIRLAYPPVDDATALPVVAVKLQECFGWAETPRLVGGRVPVLFHLLSPGGRPLAVTGDLASFWAGPYSQVRAEMRGRYPKHPWPEDPWSAEPTRHTKRRAAGI is encoded by the coding sequence GTGACCACTGCGCCGTTCGACCTGCCGAGAATCGGCCGCGGACTCGCGTTCGCCGCGGCATCCGCCGACCTGCACGCGGCACTCGACCGTCACACCGCCGTCGTCGTCAGTTCACCTCCGGGTACGGGCAAGACGACCCTCGTCCCGCCGATCCTCGCCGGCCGCGTCCGTGGCCGGGTGATCGTGACGCAGCCGCGGCGCGTCGCCGCGCGGGCGGCGGCCCGAAGACTCGCCGGGCTGGACGGGTCGGCACTCGGATCCCGCGTCGGCTTCACCGTCCGCGGCGAGCGCCAGGTGGAGCAGTCCGCGCTGATCGAGTTCGTCACCGCCGGCGTCCTGCTGCGTCGACTGCTCGATGATCCGGGGGTGGAGGGTGTCGGCGCCGTCGTGATCGACGAGGTGCACGAGCGCGCTCTGGAGACGGACCTGCTGATCGGCCTGCTCGGCGAGGTGCGCGAACTGCGCGACGACCTCGTCGTCGTCGCGATGTCGGCGACGCTCGACGCCGAGCGGTTCGCCGCCGTCCTCGGTACGGATGCTTCGCCCGCCCCCGTCGTGACCGAGACGGTTCCCGCGCATCCGCTCGAGGTGCGCTGGGTGCCGAGCCCCGCCCCTCGCCTGGACGAGCGGGGAGTGACGCGGGCATTCCTCGACCATGTCGCGCGTACGACGGTCGATGCGCAACGCGGCATGGTGCGCGCTGATCCGACCGCGGACGCCCTCGTCTTCGCTCCCGGCGCACGCGAGGTCTCCGAGATCGCGCGCCGCATCCGAGAGCTCACCGCCGAGTTCGACGTCCGCGAACTGCACGGCCGGATTCCGGCCGCAGCGCAGGATGCCGTGATCAGCGGTCGCGACAGCGATGAGTCCGCGCGGATCATCGTCACGACGTCACTCGCCGAATCGTCGCTGACCGTTCCCGGTGTCCGGCTCGTCGTCGATACGTGCCTCTCGCGCGCCTCGCAACGGGACGCGGCGCGCCGCATGAGCGGTCTGGTGACGGGCCCGACGTCGCGCGCCTCGGCGACTCAGCGCGCAGGGCGCGCCACTCGAGAAGGGCCGGGCGTCGTGGTGCGGTGCATCGATGAGCGCACTTTCGCCGCCGCCCCCGCGCGCTCCGTCCCGGAGATCGCGACGACCGACCTCACCGACGCGGCACTGCTGCTCGCCTGCTGGGGAGCGCCGGGCGGTGCGGGTCTTCGGCTGGTCGACCCACTCCCCTCCGAAAGTCTGAGCGATGCCGTGGGCGTCCTGCGCGGACTCGGTGCGGTCGATGCCGACGGCCGCACGACCGATGAAGGGCGACGCCTCGCCCGCATCCCGACCGACCCTCGCCTCGCTCGCGCGCTCCGCCACGGCACGGGCATCGCCGGGGCACGCGCCGCCGCCGAAGTCGTCGCCCTGCTGAGCAGCGACCTCCGCATCGCCGACGCCGATGCAGCGGCGGCGCTCTCGACGCTGCGCAGCGGCCGGAGCGCCGACGCGCGGCGGTGGCAGCAGGAGGTGCGTCGCCTCTCGGCGTTCGTGCACGGGCGCGCGGATGCGCGCGCGGACGAGGATCCGACCGGTCTTCTGATCGCACTCGCCTTTCCCGAGCGGATAGCCCGGCGGGTGGATCATTCAGCGGACGGAGCGGTGTTCCTCCTGACGTCGGGAACGCGCGCGGGCATCAGCGGCCCGCTCGCAGGCGCCGAATGGCTCGCCGTGGCCGACGTCGCCCGCGCGCAGGGCCGAGCGGCGGCCGGCACCGGAGCGATCATCCGCTCCGCAGCGATCATCTCGGAGCGCCAGGCGGAGCAGGCCGCTGGTCCTCTGGTCTCGGACCGCGTCGAAGCGCAGTTCTCCGACGGCCGCGTGGCCGCTCGCCGCGAGCGCCGGATCGGTGCGATCGTCCGCTCATCCGTCCCGGTTCGCGTGCGGGCAGACGACGGCGGCAGCGATGCCGTCCGCCGAGCCGTGCAGCAGCAGGGGCTCGAAGTCTTCGCCTGGTCGGACGCGGCGGATGGCCTGCGGCGGCGCCTCGCGCTGCTGCATCGCGAGCTCGGATCCCCGTGGCCGGATGTCGCGGACACCGCGCTCCTGGATGCCCTCGATTCCTGGCTCGGCCCGGAACTGTCGGCACTGGCCACAGGAACGCCGGCCGCGCGTATCGACCTGGCCACGGCGCTGCGACGGCTGCTGCCGTGGCCGGCGGCGAGCGACCTCGACGCTCTGGTCCCCGAACGCCTCGAGGTGCCCAGCGGATCACGGATTCGCCTGGCGTACCCGCCTGTCGATGATGCGACGGCCCTTCCGGTCGTGGCCGTGAAGCTGCAGGAGTGCTTCGGCTGGGCTGAGACGCCGCGACTGGTCGGAGGGCGCGTGCCGGTGCTGTTCCATCTGCTCTCCCCCGGTGGGCGCCCGCTGGCGGTGACCGGCGACCTCGCATCGTTCTGGGCCGGTCCGTACTCGCAGGTGCGTGCCGAGATGCGCGGCCGGTATCCGAAGCATCCATGGCCGGAGGACCCGTGGTCGGCCGAGCCGACCCGCCACACGAAGCGCCGCGCTGCGGGGATCTGA